ACCGGCACCGTCCGCGCCCTGCTCACCGCGCTGGGCGCCCCCGACCTCGCCGAGGACACCGCGCTGACCGGCGCCGTGGCCGCGAGGCTGCCCGCGCTACGGGCGGGCCGGATCGAGGTCTGACGCCGCACGCCCGCACCGCCGCTCCCCTGCCACGCCACTCCCCCGCACCGCCGTCCCGCCCGTCTCACCGTCCCCCCAAGTCCCCGTATGAACAACGGAGTTCACGATGACCCACAGCGCCGCCACCGAGGAGCCATCCGGCGCCGGTACCGCGCCGCGCACGACCCGCGACCTGACCAGAGCCGCCGTCTCCGGATGGCTGGGCACCGCCCTGGAGTTCATGGACTTCCAGCTCTACTCCCTGGCCGCGGCGATCGTCTTCAACAAGATCTTCTTCCCGGGCGCGAGCCCCGCCCTCGGTCTCCTCGCGGCCATGGCCACCTACGGCGTCGGCTACGTCGCCCGCCTGGTGGGTGCCGTCTACTTCGGCCGCATGGGTGACCGCCTCGGCCGCAAGAAGGTCCTGGTCATCACCATCGTCATGATGGGTGCCTCGACCACCCTGATCGGCGTGCTGCCCACCTACGCGCAGATCGGTCTGCTGGCTCCCGCGCTGCTGGTGGCGCTGCGCCTGGCCCAGGGATTCGGCGCCGGTGCGGAGATCGCGGGCGCCACCGTCATGCTCGCCGAGTACGCCCCGGTCCGCCGCCGCGGCCTGGTCGCCTCGCTGGCCTCGCTGGGCACCAACTCCGGCACCCTGGCCGCCTCCGGGCTGTGGGCCCTCCTGCTCGGCGTCCTCAGCGAGGATCAGCTCCTCTCCTGGGGCTGGCGCCTGCCGTTCCTGCTGAGCTTCCTCCCCCTGCTGTTCGCCATCTGGCTGCGCCGCAACCTCAAGGAAAGCCCGGTCTTCGAGGAACGCCCCGACGTCGTGGACGGGGTGGCGCTCAACAGCGGTGACCTGCGCTCCGCCGCCGGCGAGAAGCCCGCCGCCACCTTGGAGGCGGGGCTGCGGCAGCGCAAGGGCCGGGCCTTCTTCCTGACACTCGGCCTGCGCTTCGGGCAGGCCGGCAACTCCGGCCTCGTGCAGACCTTCCTGGTCGGCTACGTCGCCGGGAGCCTGGCCGTCGACCGCTCCGTGCCCACCGACGCCATCCTCTACGGCTCCCTCGTCGGCTTCGCCACCGTGCCCCTGGTCGGGATGGCCGGCGACCGGTGGGGCCGCAGGCCCGTCTACCTCGCGCTGACGAGCTTGATGGCGGTGCTGGCGTTCCCGCTCATGCTGATGATCGCCCACGGCAGCACCGTGGCGCTGACCCTCGGGATGATCCTCGCGCTGAACATCGGCGTGCTGGGCCTGTTCTCGCTGGAGAGCGTCACCATGGCCGAACTCTTCGGCTCCCGCACCCGCTTCACACAGCTGGCCGTGGCCAAGGAGATCGGTGGCGTCCTGGCCACCGCGGTCGGCCCGGTGCTGGCCGCCGCGCTGACCGCCGCGACCGGCAGCTGGTGGCCGATCGCCGCCATGCTCGTCGTCTACTCCCTCATCACCCTGATCTCCGCCCTGCTCGCCCCCGAGACCCGCGGACGTGACCTGGTCCGCCTGGAGGACGCCGTATGAAAGCCGTCGTGGTCCACGGGCCCCGTGACGTACGGATCGACGAGCGGCCCGACCCCGTGCCCGGTCCCGGTGAGGTACTGCTCGCGCTCGAATGGGGCGGCGTCTGCGGCTCCGACATCTCCTACTGGAAGCACGGCGCCTCCGGCACCGCCACCCTGGCCCACCCCCTGGTGCTGGGCCACGAGGTCGCCGGGCGGGTCGCAGCGCTCGGCCGGGGCGTCACCGGGATCGAGGAGGGCGCCCCCGCCACCGTGCACCCCGCGAGCCCCGTCGGCGACACGGCCTTGCCCGAGCGTCTGGCCGGGCGGACCAACCTGCTGCCGAAGGTGCGCTATTTCGGTTCGGCCGCGTTCGACCCGCACACCGACGGCGGCTTCTGCGAGTACCGCACCGTGCCCGTCGCACAGCTCAGGCCGCTGCCCGAGGGCGTCACCACCGAACACGGCGCCCTCGCCGAGCCGTTGGCCGTAGCCCTGCACGCCGTCGGCCGCGCTCCCGGGGTGCGGGGGCGTACTGTCCTGGTCAACGGCGCGGGACCGATCGGCTCTTTGCTCGTCGCCGCGCTCCGGCACCTCGGCGCCGCCCATGTGATCGCCGCCGATGTGGCCCCCGCCGCGCTGGACCTCGCCCGCGCCATGGGCGCCGGGGAGACCAGGGACCTGTCGGCAGGGCAACGGCTGCCCGACGATGTCGAAGTGGTCTTCGAGGCGTCCGGCGCGCCCGGGGCCCTCGGTCCGGTGCTGTCCGCCACCGCGCGCGGCGGCCACCTGATCCAGGTGGGCAATCTGCCCGGCGCCCCGGCCCCCGCCGTCCTCGGCGACCTGGTGACGCGGGAGATCACCTGGAGCGGCTCGTACCGCTTCGCGGAGGAGATCGACGACGCGCTCCGTGCCCTGCACGACGGTCTCGACGTCGCCCCCCTCATCAGTCACCGCTTCGGCCTGGAGGAGGGCGCCCGTGCCCTGGCCGTCGCCGCCGACCCGGCGGGCGGCTGCGGCAAGGTGATGCTCCGGCTCGGATCGCCGGGCTGACCGCCGGGGGGCGGTGGAGCGATCTGCCGTGCCCGGGACGACGGCAGGACGCACACCCGAAGCCCTGTCGCGGTTGTCCCGGAGAGCGCAGCCCTACAGGATGTTCGCTGTGTCAACTTATGCCTCAGCAAACCCTCTTGGTGACCCCTGGCCCCGCGTCCGTTCGCCGTGGCCCGCACGCGGCGCCCCGCTCTACGGGCAGGATTTCGCCCGCGATCCGTTCTCGTACTACGAAAGCCTCCGCAAGACCTTCGGCCCTGTGGCTCCCGTGGCGCTGGAGGAGACCGGCGCCCTCCGCGGCTATCTCGTCCTGGACCACGCCTACCAGGTGGAGATCCTCCAAAACCGCGGCCATGTCTGGACACGGGACTCCCGCTGGTACCGCGACCTGGCCGAGGGGGTACTGCCCCCCGACCATCCGATGATTCCCCAGTTCGCCTACCGGCGCAGCCGCCTCAACGCCGAGGGCCCGGAGCACGCGCGCCTGTCGGGGCCCGGCAACAAGGCGCTCGGCGAGCTGGATCTGCTCCGTACCCGCGACCTCATCGAAGACCTGGCCAACCAGCTCATCACCGCGTTCTTCCCCGACGGGGGGCCCCGGGAGCAGAACGAGGCCGACATCCTGGACCAGTACGCGCTACAACTGCCCCTGCTGGTCATGATGCGGCTGATGGGCATGGACGAGGGCAGCGCGCTGGCCACCGGCAACGCCATCCACGAGATGCTCAGCGGCGGACCGGGTGCCGAGAACGCCGCCGCCGAACTGGATACCCGGATGCGGGCCCTGGTCGAGGAGAAGCAGCGCGCGCCGGGGCCCGACCTCGTCTCCTGGACACACCATTACAACCGGCTCACGCAGCAGGAGCTGGACACGCACGAGCTGGGCGAAGACGTGTGGCTCCAGATAGTCGCCGGGCGCGGCGCCAGCACGACCTGGATCTGCAACACCGTGCTGGAGCTGCTGACCAATCCGGACCTGAACGCCGACGTCATCGCCGGGCGCTGTCCGATGGACGAGGCGATGAACCGCGTCATGTGGGTCAACGCACCGATCCAGAACCTCATCGGCCGCTGGGCCACCCAGAACACCTCGCTCGGCGGATACCCGGTGAACGCGGGTGACATGGCGATCATCTGCCTCGGGGCGACCGGTGCCGACCCGGCGATGCGGTCTGCCAGCTTCGATGTGTCCCGCACCAACAGGTCACATCTGGCCTGGGGCGCCGGGTCCCACGGGTGTCCGGCGCAGGAGCTCGGCACGCTCATCGTCCGGGCCGGACTTGAGGTCCTGTGGAACAGGCTTCCGGGGCTCCGGCTGGCGGTCCCCGAGGAGGAGCTCGCCTGGGACCTGCCGTACGTTGCCCGCTCCCCCACCGCACTCCCTGTGACCTTTCCCCTCCCCCCGACTCCACCGACGAATGGACAGCAGTGGACAGCCCTGCCCAGGTTCATCTCGAACCCGCCCCGGCCGATCTCCACAGAACCGAAGGAGCAGCACTCCGAGCCGCAGGGCCGGTTGCCGCTGTGGCGCTCCCTGGTGGCGTGGTGGCCAAAGCGGTGACGACCCGGGAGGCCGCCACCCTGGTGCTGACCGATCCCCGCTTCTCGAAGGACATCAAGCACTGGGGCGCACACGCGCGCGGGGAGATACCCCCGGACTGGCCGCTGCTGTTCATCGTGGAGGGCAAGGGCCTGCTCACCACCGACGGCGACACCCACCGGCGCCTGCGGCTCCCCGTCCAGCGCGCCATCTCCCCCCGCCGGGTGCAGGCGCTGCGTCCTCATATCGAGGCCATCGTCGACCGCCTGCTGGCCGAGCTGAGCGCCGTGCCCGCCGGTGAGGAGACGGACCTGCACGCCGGCTTCGCGCTCCCGCTGCCGCTGGAGGTCATCTGTTCCCTGCTCGGCGTGCCCGAGGACGGTCCGCTGCGCGAGGAACTGCGCGAGCTGTCGGCCGCGGCGATGAACTCCGAGGCCGACGTGGAAGAGGTCCAGAACACCGTCGGGCGTGACTTCCCGGTGGCTCTGCTGTCCCTGATCGAGCAGAAGCGCGCCCGCGGTGACCGGGACGACCTGATCATGGAACTCGTCGCGGCCATGGACGAGGGGCAGCTGACGGAGGCGGAGGTCATAGGGAACCTCGTGGTCACCGTCATCGGCGGCCACGAGACCACGGCCAACCTGATCTGCCATGCCGTCAGAGGGCTGCTGACGCACCCCGGGACGCTCGCGGACGCCAGGGCCCGGCAGGACGCGGGCGAGAACCCGTGGCCCGACATCGTGGAAGAGGCCCTGCGCTGGGAGTCCCCCAGCCGCAACCTGATGTTCCGCTACGCCACCGAGGACGTGGCCGTCGACGACGAGGTCATCCGCGAGGGAGAGGCGGTGCTCGTCCCGCTGCCGGCCGTACAGCGCTGCCCGCGCTCCTTCCCCGACCCCGATCCCGAGGTCTTCGCCCCCGGCCGCCCGGACGTCTCCCGCCACATCGCCT
This sequence is a window from Streptomyces sp. NBC_01775. Protein-coding genes within it:
- a CDS encoding MFS transporter, whose product is MTHSAATEEPSGAGTAPRTTRDLTRAAVSGWLGTALEFMDFQLYSLAAAIVFNKIFFPGASPALGLLAAMATYGVGYVARLVGAVYFGRMGDRLGRKKVLVITIVMMGASTTLIGVLPTYAQIGLLAPALLVALRLAQGFGAGAEIAGATVMLAEYAPVRRRGLVASLASLGTNSGTLAASGLWALLLGVLSEDQLLSWGWRLPFLLSFLPLLFAIWLRRNLKESPVFEERPDVVDGVALNSGDLRSAAGEKPAATLEAGLRQRKGRAFFLTLGLRFGQAGNSGLVQTFLVGYVAGSLAVDRSVPTDAILYGSLVGFATVPLVGMAGDRWGRRPVYLALTSLMAVLAFPLMLMIAHGSTVALTLGMILALNIGVLGLFSLESVTMAELFGSRTRFTQLAVAKEIGGVLATAVGPVLAAALTAATGSWWPIAAMLVVYSLITLISALLAPETRGRDLVRLEDAV
- a CDS encoding L-idonate 5-dehydrogenase produces the protein MKAVVVHGPRDVRIDERPDPVPGPGEVLLALEWGGVCGSDISYWKHGASGTATLAHPLVLGHEVAGRVAALGRGVTGIEEGAPATVHPASPVGDTALPERLAGRTNLLPKVRYFGSAAFDPHTDGGFCEYRTVPVAQLRPLPEGVTTEHGALAEPLAVALHAVGRAPGVRGRTVLVNGAGPIGSLLVAALRHLGAAHVIAADVAPAALDLARAMGAGETRDLSAGQRLPDDVEVVFEASGAPGALGPVLSATARGGHLIQVGNLPGAPAPAVLGDLVTREITWSGSYRFAEEIDDALRALHDGLDVAPLISHRFGLEEGARALAVAADPAGGCGKVMLRLGSPG
- a CDS encoding cytochrome P450, which produces MSTYASANPLGDPWPRVRSPWPARGAPLYGQDFARDPFSYYESLRKTFGPVAPVALEETGALRGYLVLDHAYQVEILQNRGHVWTRDSRWYRDLAEGVLPPDHPMIPQFAYRRSRLNAEGPEHARLSGPGNKALGELDLLRTRDLIEDLANQLITAFFPDGGPREQNEADILDQYALQLPLLVMMRLMGMDEGSALATGNAIHEMLSGGPGAENAAAELDTRMRALVEEKQRAPGPDLVSWTHHYNRLTQQELDTHELGEDVWLQIVAGRGASTTWICNTVLELLTNPDLNADVIAGRCPMDEAMNRVMWVNAPIQNLIGRWATQNTSLGGYPVNAGDMAIICLGATGADPAMRSASFDVSRTNRSHLAWGAGSHGCPAQELGTLIVRAGLEVLWNRLPGLRLAVPEEELAWDLPYVARSPTALPVTFPLPPTPPTNGQQWTALPRFISNPPRPISTEPKEQHSEPQGRLPLWRSLVAWWPKR
- a CDS encoding cytochrome P450, which codes for MTTREAATLVLTDPRFSKDIKHWGAHARGEIPPDWPLLFIVEGKGLLTTDGDTHRRLRLPVQRAISPRRVQALRPHIEAIVDRLLAELSAVPAGEETDLHAGFALPLPLEVICSLLGVPEDGPLREELRELSAAAMNSEADVEEVQNTVGRDFPVALLSLIEQKRARGDRDDLIMELVAAMDEGQLTEAEVIGNLVVTVIGGHETTANLICHAVRGLLTHPGTLADARARQDAGENPWPDIVEEALRWESPSRNLMFRYATEDVAVDDEVIREGEAVLVPLPAVQRCPRSFPDPDPEVFAPGRPDVSRHIAFGVGPHRCPGASLARLEAEIALRRLFEAFPGLGLVPRPAARVPSLGMNGYKELPVLLR